TTTGTCAAATGAAACCATGCGAAATTGTTTTTAAGATGTGCAACTATTAGAAAAACATGCTGGCATCAAAAAAGGGAATTGATAAGTACGGAGGCATTCAGTTCTGATACCAATTTGGAACTGGTTCTCCACTGGCACCGGTTCTTGATTCCCATCCCTGGTCTCGTAAACAGTTAAATAAGAAAATGACAGCCTGAACAAACGTCACAAAAATTGAAAATTTGACATTTGCCTTTTCTGAAAATCAAACCTTTAATTTGAATTCAACTGTCAGTAATTTAACAGTTGAATCAGCCAATCTCCTAAAAAGCTCACAAAAATTCCAGTCTTACAAATGTTAGCAATACAGCAATACAATACAGCTCATAggttaaacacacaaaaacacacaccacctGAAGTCACAGTAACCAGAGGGAGCAGGTGTGGTGACATGGACTCCAATACTGTGCATCAGCAGCTCACAGTTCGAGCATCTCTGACACACAGGGAACGAGTATCTCACTGAAAACTGATACTGAGCTGAAAGCCATGAGATAAATGCCCAGGGTTCATGGTGAGAAATCATaataaaaaatgctgttttaatcCAGGTTTATTGGGTTACAGTACCCCTTTTTCTGAGCTCACTGTCAGCAACTCGCAGCAGCCTTTTAAAGCACGTTTAGTAACATAAGCGTCGAGTTTGTCTCTCTCACCACAATATACAATCATAAGGTGTCATTTAGTGCAGCTGGACTGTGTCTTACCGTCCACACATACAGGCGCATACGCGGTCCTCCCCTCTCACTAACGGCAGGATGAAGTTGAGCAAACGGTCAAAAAGCGCGTTCATGTCCGTCAGAAAAGTCAACACCTGGAACCAAACAGTAACTAAAGTAAGCTTAAAATAACGctatacaacacaacactataATATTCCCATTACAACGGGGGGATGACACGTTGAAATGTTGATTAACTAGCTTAACTACTATCAATTTATTCGTTAACTGTCGACGGAGAAGCGTTAATACACTTTAATATCTGGCGAAATATGGAACGTTATGGTGCCTTCACGTCCCGACTCTTCAGTTAGCTTACATCTCCAACACGATACAACAGAACAGGGCACTTGACTCCCCGGCGGCTGTCAGTCCGTCCGTCCGTCGGTCCGTCGGTCCTGCCTTCTCGGTCCGCTGGCTCAGCTTCACATCACCACCACCGGGGAGCAGTCGGAGACGGATTTACAGTCACAGGTAGTTTAATAACTCATTGTTTTTAGCttacagtaaacaaaataaGTTATCATGGTAACTTTTGTTAGCTAACAGTTACCGCCGTCACACTCTTCATTAGAACAGTCATTCTTCTTACTAACGGTCGGTTAGCTAACTGTTAACGTTCATGATAGTTTGTCAGGGTAATCTgactacatttttttaaactaaatatCGTATTTTAAATTGCCATTATTGTTATGTGAGAAAGCTAGTTAACTCtaacattattttattaataaaaatgaatgaagatTAAAACCGAGGTCACCTGGTAAAAGACAGTTAACGTTACATCCGGACACTAACGGTTTTAACTTATGGCTGAGTATTAACCAGAGGAGAGTAACTGACCCACTCTTCAAACAAAGCCAACTGTAGATTTGCTTTAAATAATTTTGCCttactctgatttttttttaggtttaatcaaaaaaataaaataaaataagttggCCTCTCACGTCCACTTAAAGGTCTATAATACataaattaaaggaacactttgcccacaaaattaccatttgtacATCAATTTGTCAAGCCGAGTTATCTTTAACTTgtgaagaaaattttgtttttcttgcattccTCCACAGAAAACAATGAACATATTGATTAATTGGGGACCACGCAAAACAGCGAatgatatcaaaacatctgtttctcACACAACTCTTGCAGTATAAAGGGCCATACACGCCGCGTTTTTTGCACACTCAAATTCATCGTTTTAAATGAGGACCATGGCAGGTGTGCTCAAATGCCAGAGCGATACCAGAGCGATGCACATGGCTTACCGACAACTATTTTTTAGGGTGTGAGAGGCTGTGCCCTGAGATATACAGagcaccgcatgtcatgtgacgaggaccaaccaatcacagccaacagatatctctCCCtcctgtaaatatcagtctgtgataaatatggaaaagttgtcATTTTGGTGCAAAACCGCCAGAGCTTTTcatctgtcccacggatgaTATCCCCACACACAATAggcttacacacaaacagcgcctggaagatcagctctgcactcaggatttcagatAAATAGACTATACTttttaaggttgcttagcaacgtcagacgcaacctgccactGCGCTCTTAAAAGATGGctcaaaaaaagcacaaaagtagcacccaGTGCCTGACCTTGTggtttccaggtggttaaagatggggcatgtgtacagccccttatCCGACTCTCATATATTCAGGTGTATGCTCAGTACtacccaaacacatgcattttcattaaaactttACTATtcagaactgaactgaaagcgAAACATATCTCTGCTCCATTCAAAGACACTATTCAAAGACGCTTAGGATTTTAAGCTAAAATGCTTGTGTTTAGGAGATACTGAATATATAACTGGATAGGcgagacttgaattatactgcatAAGTTTTgttagagtttgtaaatgggTGTTTTAAtatagtgttgctgttgttagataCAGGTCCCTGATCAATAAATcactatttttgccatttctCTTGGAGACATGCAATAAAATgtagttttcttcatgaaatcAATGTAACAGCTACTTCTCACAACTCTATTTGTAGCTTGATGGTGTTGTAACTGAATGATTGTTTTGTGTAACAATAcccattttcaattttatgtaaTGCTCTTACATGAAACCACCATAAAGTAAACATCTCAAAGCACACACAGTCATGACATGTTTCGTAGAGATCTCTTTCATTAGAGGATTCATATGTACATACAGAAAAATCAGGCACTCTGAGCTGAGCTCGCATTTTGCAAATAATTACAATGCTTCAATTCTTTAacatttacaaaagaaaaaaaaaaaacatactatgCCCTGAAAATAGCATATCCAAGTTTAAATATGAATCAACACATTATATTGGAAACACACTGGAGGAGGGCCTCAGAGAGGTCTAGGTTTGGTTATTCATTATTAGCCCACCCACTTTAACTTAATCCTAACTAACCTACAACACATGGTCGCACAAAAACACGCATTCAGTTCAAATAATTCTGTCTGaccccaaaaacacatttacactgtCCCAAACTATGAATAAAAATCTGACATATATGCTTCAATAAATTGCAATTATATATCAtctggagaaaataaaaatcagcatTATTGTTGCTGTACTGAACAAAAATCAAAGGGACTGTTAAAGAAGTTGTTGCAGGGGTGTGGGTGTTATGGCTCTCCCTGAGGAGACATGGTTGAGTGATTTCACTGGACTGGGATGGAGGGAGGACCTTGGCCTGACCTTGATCCGGAGAAATGAAGGCAGAGCGAGAGCAGCGAGTCCGTCCTCTGCATAGAGGATAAACCCATCATCTCCAATGTGTCCAACAGCAGCCATTTGTTAGGTCCTGACccaaagctgtgtgtgtgtgtgtgtgtgtgtgtgtgtgtgtctgtatgtatgtatgtgtggcTGTGTAGGCACACAACGTGTATGTATGGTGTTGTGGATGTCTGAGGAGTAAgaattgtatgtgtgtgtctataaTACTATTGTTTGATTGCTTGGGACCTAGGTCTGTGTTTATTGCAGATTTCTATTGTGTTATCAGTAGAAACAGACAGTGTGAAGAAAAGGCCTGTTGCTCTTCTCCTCAAACTCTTGTATGAGCTCATCTATTTCATCCTCCATGTCCTCAGTTTCCTGGATCTGcaggggtggaggaggaaggACATTAAACACAGCCTGGAAAGCACACAGCTCATTTGCACCATTGAAGTCAAATCAATCTGCACACCATTTATGAATCCATAGCACCATTTTATAGCATTACTAGCATTTTCATTAGGTGGCCACTTAATCCCTTACTTTGGAAATACACTGCATGGCATATTATGTCCACTTAACGACCATTTCATTCATATTACTTAAGTAAACAGATATACGGCAGAATTTTTCATCATTAAACCACAGTAGCATGAATGATTTATGAGTGTTTGTTGTATCAGTGTGGCTATGTAACAGTGTTTGATAATCCCGGCAAGAAACACTCACACATTGACACAGCTCACAGATGAGGAAGGCGCCCAGCGTGGCTTCCTCATGGTTATCCTGAATATCTACATTGATGACGTGCACAGGCTGTAGGGTCTCCTGCTCTCTTGAGTTCAGATCTGGGGAGCAGCAACAGATGAAAGAGAAAGTGTGCGCCACACAGTCAGAAGTGTTAAGGGTGAAAACTTGGTCTGCATACAAATCATGGTGGGATGAAAATTGCATTATGCAAGCAGTATCAAGGCAGTGTTTTCTGCAAGCAGCTTTGAATTTGCAACTGTATCCCTTCAGTGATTAAACATGTCTTGTGAGAAGCCTCACCCTCCAGCACTTGGTCATAAACTCTCTCTTCACAGGTGATGACCAGGTCAAACTTATCCTTGCAGCTTTGAAAGCGCTCCGGCTTTGCTTTGATGCGCTTGTTGCGGTCCAGCATGTGCAGGATGCCATTCTGTGTGTATCTGAAGAGTTGGGGAGGTCAAGGAACACAACAGGAGCAAAAGAAACacttcaaggtaacacagcaccTTCACTGAACTGTCAGAGACAGAATCTCAACCAACCAAATAAGGAAAAATACCTGCCAAATCCCAGTAAGACAAATATTTGGTTTGAATGAGACTGCATAATTTGTTTGCACTGTGGGGTACACACTTGAATGGTGTCAGTGAGTGTTTGTATTGGCACACTACAGCACCCTCTGGTGGTGTCTGAAAAAACTTCCATTCATTAGTGATCTGcctgggggaggggggggggagagGAAGCCAATTCAGGGCCGTACCAGTAAAATGTTAAACTTATATTATcatataatattattatcaatGAGTCATTCTGATACTGGCCAGCCAACATTTATTGTCCTTACCACAGATGTTATAATGTAATCACACACCTTCATTTTTCTAAGATGTGACCAAAGCCTATGTTGCTCTATCAATACATGGCTATCATACAAGACACCGccaaatatataaattaaaaaaaaaagaccaaccaACATGGTGAATTGTCTATAATAGTGGACTATATTttcttaaggaaaaaaaaaaaaaaaaaaaaaatcatgaaaccCTGCAAGAATACAACAAAGTCTTCTAAGAGGTAATATGAACATTTTCTATTCATAACACATTGAGATATACAGGGCAGCTATTTTACAATTTGTAACACATGCAGGAATAAAGACAACCTACCGTGGGATGGCAAAATGTTCACCTGCAATACAGTAATATCATTAGCAAGTAAGAATTTGGTGAAGCACAAATCTTACTTTTAAGCCCAGATGTTCACAAGAAGCCTATTTGACCATAACTCCTCAATATGACCTTCTTAGACATGCCTAAGTCTGCAAACAAAGCAATTATCTGAAGAACAATTGGAGAAATtccaggaaaaacaaaacagacgcCTTAAAATATACAGTCAAGGGGGCTGGTTTAACATTATACTACTAACTAGTATTTGAGCGATATCAAAGACCAAAAAGTGCCACTATTCAGTACTTATAAAGGACAAGCAACTGCAgtaactaaataaaacaaaatttctGAGACAGTGTTTACATGTGCAAAGAAAATGCAGTGCAAATCCTTCACTTTTATATTAACATTTATATGTCTCCAGCTACAACAAATTACAGGCTATTTTTGTAATGTGGTCTAAGGTTGTTAGTAGTATATGCATGAATTCCCACTAACACAGGGCTAATTTACTCTTCTTCAACTTACAGGGGCATCAGTCAATATTATCTTAATCAAAATTTATGATGTGACCCAGAAAGCCAATACTTAAACAGTGAAACTGCCCTTGATGTTTGTGTTGATTTAGTATGGTTAAATGTCCTGTAAGGCATTTCATTTTCCAGCCAGTGTTGTCTATGTGTCAccactgtttttctttgctgATGTAGTTCTCCTGTGGTTTAGTCTCTGTGTACTCTCACCCGTCAGTTTACGTGTTTATCATGATGCACCAGCGATTGTTAGCAATtacagcaatttaaaaaaaaaaaaacaaactatcaAAGAAAGGCAAACCAGGTTGTGTTGACTCtctgaaagagacaaaatatttttgtctgaTTTGCTGGTATTACTCAAACTGCAAACTTATCAATTATGACAGCAGGTATGGTCCATATATTGGAAACAGAAGGAAAGCAAGGAACAACAGTGGTAACATGACAACTCTTGAGAAAACAGACACTGAACAATGTAAACTAGGATTTGAGAAGTGAGCATAAATTTAAATCTGATGTGCCTCAGCAAAAGCATTTGATCTTCACCAAACTGTACTTACTGTTGTATTGCAATGTGTTTTGTCCACCCCCCTGTATGTTACAGGTTTAATAACAAAGCATAActttgtgacacattttaaaatcccTGCATGTGATTTACCCATTGGTGCAGTTCCATCTGCTGTGCCGCTCAAACGCATTCACTCTTGATGCACGAACTCCCACAAAAAAGCAATATCTAAACACAATACATGTACATGTGCCATGTCTACTTATCTGGCTTCCAGTCaacagtgtaaatgtgtgtgtgtgtggaaaagtGAGTGAGAAGGGGATACAGTTCCTTGTCCTTGCGGACCAAGTCGTTGTACATCTGTACATATGTCGTTTTGAAGTCATACACATTTGGCTTATCCGGGGCAGGACCGGGTAGCTTCACATGAGACCCTGTCCCAAAAGAACGCACCTCGAATCCACGTTTACTGCAAAGACCAAGAGGATAAGACAGTAAATTACATACCAGTTCTGACATCAACACTGGACACAAGAAAACATTACATACAAGTAGATGCAGTCATCAGCGTCTTTCCATGCCTACAGTGTAAAGTATGATGTGGACCTGTTTTGTGTCAAAGGCTGAACTAAGACATAAATCCACAGTAAATGTGCGTAGGCCTATTTCAGCTTGTCTCTCTCATGTTGTGTCAGAATTTGCCTGACTTTCtt
This region of Epinephelus fuscoguttatus linkage group LG1, E.fuscoguttatus.final_Chr_v1 genomic DNA includes:
- the ssu72 gene encoding RNA polymerase II subunit A C-terminal domain phosphatase SSU72, with protein sequence MPSHTLRVAVVCSSNQNRSMEAHNILSKRGFEVRSFGTGSHVKLPGPAPDKPNVYDFKTTYVQMYNDLVRKDKELYTQNGILHMLDRNKRIKAKPERFQSCKDKFDLVITCEERVYDQVLEDLNSREQETLQPVHVINVDIQDNHEEATLGAFLICELCQCIQETEDMEDEIDELIQEFEEKSNRPFLHTVCFY